In a single window of the Bacillus mycoides genome:
- a CDS encoding DUF3169 family protein, with product MKSKRKKQFDFVGKIALSMMGGFLTSYIALNLLSNEPRKLSSNTFIGVCTIFGILMMYYTWKNTRMLAEARDEEESVQGRKLGIISIYLRVGDIVTQAWFVYTVITCRRALLQDTNVSFAVWNLVASIVCLTIVVVIGLITKNRYNKLYPEQGVTYMESMKMWTKNADEGLKHIVHEAGYKAYEFTNTILAYVWWAAVIYTAASDIDFVLIGLISFIWILHLGKFMYEMQRKMIY from the coding sequence ATGAAGAGTAAACGAAAAAAACAATTTGATTTTGTGGGGAAAATAGCATTAAGTATGATGGGTGGCTTTTTAACATCTTATATAGCTTTAAATTTACTCTCGAATGAACCGAGAAAATTATCATCTAATACATTTATAGGTGTATGTACTATTTTTGGAATCTTAATGATGTACTACACTTGGAAGAATACACGTATGTTAGCGGAGGCACGCGATGAAGAAGAGAGCGTACAAGGCAGAAAATTAGGCATTATAAGTATATATTTACGTGTAGGTGATATAGTTACGCAGGCATGGTTTGTATATACAGTTATTACATGTAGACGTGCACTGTTACAGGATACAAATGTGTCATTTGCAGTGTGGAATTTAGTAGCTTCTATTGTCTGTTTAACTATTGTAGTGGTTATCGGGCTCATAACAAAAAATCGTTATAATAAGCTATATCCTGAACAAGGTGTAACATATATGGAATCTATGAAAATGTGGACGAAAAACGCAGATGAAGGATTAAAGCACATTGTGCATGAGGCTGGATATAAAGCATATGAATTTACGAATACAATATTGGCATATGTATGGTGGGCTGCCGTTATATATACAGCGGCTAGTGATATCGATTTTGTATTAATTGGCTTAATCTCATTTATTTGGATATTGCATCTCGGAAAATTCATGTACGAAATGCAGAGAAAAATGATTTATTAA
- a CDS encoding YitT family protein, with amino-acid sequence MGQLGDADYVPDTAFLSFPAAKTFHLEFIIQLVVIFIASILYAISMNMFFIPHNMISGGFAGVGMIIGYLMHYNIGALIFLLNIPLLILSHFYLGKKTTFLTAYFVAVSSLAMNIIPVHQVSDDILLSSVFGGVICGAASGIIFRFASSTGGFDVVGLIVAKHRDVSIGAIIFGFNLILLVAAGFIFGWDITLYTLISRFVVSKVIDAVHTKHIKLTIMTITEKGEEIKSSLLHHGIRGVTMVDAVGGYTNHKKKMIYTVVTRYELGEMKRIIRQVDNKAFMNITETVEIVGRFKRI; translated from the coding sequence ATGGGTCAACTAGGAGACGCCGATTACGTTCCCGACACCGCCTTTTTATCCTTCCCAGCAGCTAAAACATTTCATTTAGAATTCATCATACAGTTAGTTGTTATTTTTATAGCTTCTATTTTGTATGCAATTTCTATGAATATGTTTTTTATCCCGCATAATATGATTAGCGGTGGATTCGCTGGTGTAGGGATGATTATCGGTTATTTAATGCACTACAATATCGGAGCACTTATCTTTTTACTAAACATTCCGCTTCTTATTTTAAGTCACTTTTACTTAGGAAAGAAGACAACCTTTTTAACGGCATACTTTGTGGCTGTATCATCTTTAGCGATGAACATTATCCCAGTACACCAAGTTTCAGATGATATTTTGCTGTCTTCTGTATTCGGTGGTGTCATCTGCGGTGCTGCCTCAGGAATCATATTCCGATTTGCTTCTTCAACAGGTGGTTTTGATGTTGTTGGATTGATTGTAGCGAAACATCGCGATGTTTCAATTGGAGCAATCATCTTTGGATTCAACTTAATCTTACTTGTTGCAGCAGGATTTATTTTCGGATGGGATATTACGCTTTATACGTTAATTAGTCGGTTTGTAGTCAGCAAAGTAATTGATGCCGTGCATACAAAACATATTAAATTAACGATAATGACAATTACAGAAAAAGGTGAGGAAATAAAAAGCTCACTATTACATCACGGCATACGTGGCGTAACAATGGTAGATGCTGTCGGCGGCTATACAAACCATAAGAAAAAAATGATTTACACTGTCGTAACTCGCTACGAGTTGGGCGAAATGAAACGTATTATCCGCCAAGTGGATAATAAAGCATTTATGAACATTACTGAAACAGTTGAAATTGTCGGCCGTTTCAAACGTATATAA
- a CDS encoding MFS transporter: MGKGLNFRVYILAIAAFVVGTVELIIGGTLDLVANDLGVSISAAGQLITIFSVVFALSGPVLLALTGKFERKKLYVVALSIFLIGNIISAFSVNYEMLMFSRVICAASGSLIIALSVALASSVVEPHFRARAIGIIFMGISGSLVLGVPLGLVLGNAYGWRAPFVLISILTVMAIACISLFLTKVPATSVLSIREQIATLKDKKIVSAQLTSFLFLTGHLTLYAYLTPFLKDVMHVEANWISVFYFIFGIAAVLGGGLGGWLADKWGSKKSIISIIIVFACAIFMLPMMTFSFPLFIIMMGLWSMLSWAISPAQQNYLIEIAPESAGIQQGLNNSALHLGIALGSTVGGVVIEKSSVIYNAWVGGVFIILALLCAIFSITRGRSNQLTKEESII; the protein is encoded by the coding sequence GTGGGGAAAGGCTTGAATTTTCGTGTATATATTTTAGCTATTGCGGCTTTCGTAGTCGGAACGGTTGAGCTAATTATAGGAGGAACGCTTGATTTAGTTGCTAATGATTTAGGTGTGTCGATTAGTGCAGCTGGTCAGCTTATTACAATATTTTCAGTAGTATTTGCTCTATCGGGGCCAGTTTTATTAGCATTAACAGGCAAGTTTGAAAGAAAGAAATTGTATGTTGTGGCATTATCAATTTTCTTAATTGGAAATATCATTTCGGCATTTAGTGTGAATTACGAGATGTTAATGTTCTCGAGAGTAATTTGTGCAGCGAGTGGATCGCTTATTATTGCACTATCGGTAGCACTTGCTTCTAGTGTAGTAGAGCCGCATTTTCGTGCGCGTGCAATTGGAATCATTTTCATGGGTATTAGTGGATCACTCGTACTTGGAGTACCGCTAGGTCTTGTGCTCGGAAATGCATATGGATGGCGTGCACCATTTGTATTAATTTCAATATTAACGGTTATGGCGATTGCTTGTATTTCATTATTCTTAACGAAAGTACCAGCGACATCGGTATTATCAATAAGAGAACAAATTGCTACGTTAAAGGATAAAAAAATTGTAAGCGCACAGTTAACATCATTTTTATTTTTAACAGGTCATTTAACGCTATACGCATATTTAACGCCGTTTCTAAAAGATGTGATGCATGTTGAAGCAAATTGGATTAGTGTGTTTTACTTCATTTTCGGAATTGCAGCGGTACTTGGAGGTGGCCTTGGCGGCTGGCTTGCTGATAAATGGGGATCGAAGAAAAGTATTATTTCCATCATTATCGTATTTGCATGTGCAATCTTTATGTTGCCGATGATGACATTCTCATTCCCGCTTTTCATTATTATGATGGGGCTTTGGAGTATGCTGAGCTGGGCAATTTCGCCAGCACAGCAAAACTATTTAATTGAAATTGCGCCAGAATCAGCTGGTATTCAGCAAGGTTTAAATAACTCTGCACTTCATTTAGGAATTGCACTTGGCTCAACAGTGGGCGGAGTTGTTATTGAGAAATCATCTGTTATATATAACGCTTGGGTAGGCGGCGTTTTCATTATATTGGCACTACTTTGTGCGATTTTCTCTATTACGAGAGGACGTTCGAATCAGCTTACGAAAGAAGAATCTATCATTTGA
- a CDS encoding site-2 protease family protein encodes MTAALVLSILYGVIRTGKLEVMLNIWAVFGIVLLVLAIHELGHVVFGLIGGLNFKFMTVGPITVQKEKGKLRIRENKLWAYFGGVVMLAPSSIETPNLSKKWAWMTLGGPIMSLLFGITSGYIYMVSYYQYLLYFSVFHFVIFAVTIVPIKGTLLSDGMQFLILIKDDEKAKQHLYTIQISSELFSYKRPKDWDERLVELSEEKLKEDKSIREIMSGLMLVFYARADQKGMERAIPYIEQIVQLSVTKENKFFVGSFHSWYLLYKALYQTDSLSLQEAKEHAKAITKMDLNGYYRTQGIIKYLEDDMEASRIYMKKADKELESAEKSGMGYLQVEREWFEQLQARVSYDG; translated from the coding sequence ATGACGGCGGCGCTAGTTCTGTCCATTTTATACGGAGTAATTCGAACTGGGAAATTAGAAGTAATGTTGAATATATGGGCAGTATTTGGAATTGTATTATTAGTGTTAGCCATTCATGAGCTAGGGCACGTAGTATTTGGTTTGATAGGTGGTTTGAATTTTAAATTTATGACAGTAGGACCTATCACTGTTCAAAAAGAAAAGGGGAAATTACGCATTCGAGAAAATAAATTATGGGCGTACTTTGGTGGTGTGGTGATGTTAGCACCGTCTTCTATAGAGACACCGAACCTTTCAAAGAAATGGGCGTGGATGACTTTAGGCGGACCAATTATGAGTTTATTATTCGGTATTACTTCAGGTTACATATACATGGTGAGCTATTATCAATATCTTTTATATTTTTCCGTTTTCCACTTTGTGATTTTTGCAGTTACAATCGTGCCGATAAAGGGAACGCTACTAAGCGATGGCATGCAATTTCTCATTTTAATTAAAGATGATGAAAAAGCTAAGCAGCATTTATATACGATTCAAATATCGAGTGAGTTATTTAGTTATAAAAGACCGAAAGATTGGGATGAGAGATTAGTAGAACTTAGTGAGGAAAAATTAAAAGAGGATAAAAGTATAAGAGAGATAATGAGCGGACTTATGCTCGTCTTTTATGCCCGAGCTGATCAAAAGGGAATGGAAAGAGCGATACCGTATATAGAACAAATTGTTCAGCTATCTGTAACGAAGGAAAATAAATTTTTCGTTGGTAGTTTTCATAGTTGGTATCTTTTATATAAAGCTCTTTATCAGACGGATAGCCTTTCTCTGCAAGAAGCAAAGGAACATGCAAAGGCCATTACCAAAATGGATTTAAACGGATATTACCGTACACAAGGAATTATTAAATATTTAGAGGACGATATGGAAGCTTCCCGCATTTATATGAAGAAAGCTGATAAAGAATTGGAGAGTGCTGAGAAGAGTGGAATGGGATATTTACAAGTAGAGAGAGAATGGTTTGAGCAGCTACAGGCGAGGGTATCTTACGATGGGTGA
- a CDS encoding TrmB family transcriptional regulator codes for MLQKFGFSQYESQAYEVVVSSNDPLDATTIVKHSGVPKAKIYEVLARLIDKGMVMDSVSEKKKLYTALPLKLAIEKLTTEFQSNIKELENNISKKSFTDDRVWSLKMQSSIKVQSRQLIEDAKESIRISAWNDTLLEYLPLLEQKEKQGVQVESLIVGKVETDLENMHFLIPAQEPNALERYLLLIVDDSEILFAGVEQESWQAMKTMSQPFVKFFTEFFYHDVALAKITEKHHDLFMQDEEIKELLMKLRY; via the coding sequence ATGCTACAAAAATTCGGTTTCTCACAATATGAAAGCCAAGCTTATGAAGTTGTCGTATCAAGCAATGACCCATTAGATGCAACAACTATCGTTAAACATTCAGGTGTTCCAAAAGCAAAAATATACGAAGTGTTAGCACGACTCATTGATAAAGGGATGGTAATGGATTCTGTTTCTGAAAAGAAAAAATTGTATACAGCATTACCACTCAAGCTAGCAATTGAAAAGTTAACGACAGAATTCCAATCTAATATTAAAGAACTTGAAAATAATATTTCTAAAAAATCATTTACAGATGACCGCGTTTGGAGTTTAAAAATGCAGTCTTCTATTAAAGTACAAAGTAGGCAACTTATAGAAGATGCGAAAGAATCCATACGCATCTCCGCATGGAACGATACCCTTTTAGAATATCTTCCTTTACTAGAACAAAAAGAAAAACAAGGCGTCCAAGTCGAGTCCCTCATAGTTGGAAAAGTGGAAACTGACTTAGAAAACATGCATTTTTTAATCCCAGCTCAAGAACCTAACGCATTAGAGCGTTATTTACTACTCATCGTTGACGATAGTGAAATTTTATTTGCTGGTGTAGAGCAAGAATCATGGCAAGCGATGAAAACAATGTCACAACCTTTCGTGAAGTTCTTTACGGAGTTCTTCTATCATGACGTTGCACTTGCGAAGATTACAGAGAAGCACCATGATCTCTTTATGCAGGATGAGGAAATTAAGGAATTGTTGATGAAGTTGAGATATTAA
- a CDS encoding DUF3985 family protein — protein sequence MEILSIILIVLLIYAVFKVAYVALKILAILLIIFLIVEFGSKLLGG from the coding sequence ATGGAAATTTTATCGATTATTTTGATAGTCTTGCTCATTTATGCTGTTTTTAAAGTGGCGTATGTAGCATTAAAGATACTCGCGATCCTATTAATTATCTTTTTAATCGTTGAGTTCGGCAGTAAGTTACTTGGGGGATAG
- a CDS encoding DUF3938 domain-containing protein: MNQYIRYTLAVLFAIVGGVICFWTNTELGENIIFNGIETLVSASILGGYIFFLFNPEENAQKTMLLTMIGIVGGCISYSMTNYTLPLQLSSAFFHGLWTWFIAFCLADVFNLLQDTEEENGRQIESNS; this comes from the coding sequence ATGAATCAATATATACGATACACACTAGCTGTCCTATTTGCGATCGTCGGCGGCGTGATCTGTTTCTGGACAAACACAGAGCTTGGAGAGAATATCATTTTTAATGGAATCGAAACCCTTGTAAGCGCTTCAATTTTAGGCGGATACATTTTCTTCCTCTTCAATCCAGAAGAAAATGCTCAAAAAACAATGTTATTAACAATGATCGGAATCGTTGGTGGATGTATTTCCTACTCAATGACAAACTATACATTACCACTTCAATTAAGCTCAGCTTTCTTCCACGGTCTATGGACTTGGTTTATCGCATTCTGCCTAGCAGATGTATTCAATCTATTACAGGACACTGAAGAAGAAAATGGTCGTCAAATTGAAAGTAACTCGTAA
- a CDS encoding L,D-transpeptidase: MKKLLLSALLSLGFLTLPFTTAEAATTKDQLIVNTKINKMDYYQDGKFIKSFTVATGKASTPTPKGTFQIVNKIKNRPYYTGKIKGGDPRNPLGDRWLGLNMAGTYGTTYAIHGTNNNQAIGKATTLGCIRMFNNDIHWLFERVQQQATVTVN, from the coding sequence ATGAAAAAACTATTATTAAGTGCGCTATTATCATTAGGATTTTTAACTCTTCCATTCACTACTGCAGAAGCAGCTACGACGAAAGATCAGCTTATCGTAAACACAAAAATAAATAAAATGGATTATTATCAAGATGGAAAATTCATAAAAAGTTTCACTGTCGCTACTGGAAAAGCATCAACACCAACACCTAAGGGTACTTTTCAAATCGTAAATAAAATTAAAAACCGTCCTTACTATACAGGAAAAATTAAAGGCGGCGATCCACGTAATCCACTTGGGGACCGCTGGCTCGGATTAAATATGGCAGGAACTTACGGAACAACGTATGCGATTCATGGAACTAACAATAATCAAGCAATCGGGAAAGCAACAACACTTGGTTGTATTCGTATGTTTAACAATGATATTCACTGGTTATTTGAGCGCGTTCAGCAGCAAGCTACTGTCACTGTAAATTAG
- a CDS encoding helix-turn-helix transcriptional regulator — protein MKKREDMKLQNRVREFRAKHRLSQGDLGKAIGSSRQTISLIERGDYAPSIVLSLKIAQIFGAPVEEIFMLVEGEEDDEDEE, from the coding sequence ATGAAAAAGAGGGAAGACATGAAGCTTCAAAATCGAGTGAGGGAATTTCGAGCAAAGCATCGTTTATCACAAGGGGATTTAGGGAAAGCGATTGGCTCATCACGGCAAACCATTAGTTTAATTGAGCGTGGAGATTATGCACCATCTATTGTGTTATCGCTAAAAATCGCACAAATTTTTGGAGCGCCGGTGGAGGAGATATTTATGTTGGTGGAGGGGGAAGAGGACGATGAAGATGAAGAGTAA
- the yidC gene encoding membrane protein insertase YidC, with the protein MLKSYRARLISLSLLLVFVLSGCSNAGTIDSHSTGIWNHYFVYPISFMIQFVAHHIPGASFGIAIIIMTLVIRSAMIPLAVSQYRSQAKMKKMQPELQKLKQKYGDVGKDLEKQKQYQKEMSELMKSGGWNPLAGCWPIFIQMPIFSALYYAISRTEEIRTSSFLWVNLGHADPYHILPIIAALTTFIQMKVFQSNVTPGEQVQMLKIQQIMMPAMILFMGFAAPSGLVLYWITGNLFTMTQTIVLRKVMEREELQLQKA; encoded by the coding sequence ATGTTAAAATCATACCGAGCTAGGCTCATTAGTTTATCATTATTACTTGTTTTTGTTTTATCTGGCTGCAGTAATGCAGGTACAATTGATTCACATAGTACGGGAATTTGGAACCATTATTTCGTATATCCAATCTCATTTATGATTCAATTTGTTGCTCATCATATACCTGGAGCTAGCTTCGGGATTGCCATTATTATCATGACGCTCGTTATTCGTTCAGCAATGATTCCATTAGCTGTTTCGCAATATCGTAGCCAAGCGAAAATGAAAAAAATGCAACCTGAATTACAGAAGCTGAAACAGAAATACGGTGATGTGGGTAAAGATCTTGAAAAACAAAAGCAGTATCAAAAAGAAATGTCAGAACTAATGAAATCAGGCGGTTGGAATCCGTTAGCTGGGTGCTGGCCAATCTTTATACAAATGCCGATTTTCTCTGCTTTGTATTATGCGATTAGCCGAACTGAAGAGATTCGTACATCTTCATTTTTATGGGTGAACCTAGGACATGCAGATCCATATCATATATTACCGATTATCGCAGCGTTAACAACATTTATTCAAATGAAGGTGTTCCAATCAAATGTAACGCCTGGAGAACAAGTTCAAATGCTGAAAATACAGCAAATTATGATGCCTGCAATGATTCTATTTATGGGATTTGCGGCGCCATCAGGACTGGTGCTGTATTGGATTACAGGTAACTTATTTACAATGACACAAACAATTGTATTAAGAAAAGTAATGGAACGTGAAGAATTACAATTACAAAAAGCTTAG
- a CDS encoding DedA family protein, translated as MEWVHELFQQYGYYVVLVGLLLEYIALPFPGEPTLAYAGFLAQKGDLSLPILIILSFIGTSVGMTIQYFLGNKLGMPFVQKYGKYVFLTQRKIDLTRMWFDKYGYFLIFIGFFIPGVRHFTGYFAGIINLPFRRFAITIYSGALFWVSFFLIGGYWLGGNLHDIFGLLGDHIGKIIFGAIVIVAITLSVRFRKQLKRVFLQNAS; from the coding sequence ATGGAATGGGTTCATGAATTATTTCAGCAATATGGGTATTATGTAGTACTTGTAGGCCTGCTGTTAGAATATATTGCACTTCCGTTTCCGGGAGAGCCAACATTAGCATATGCGGGGTTTTTAGCACAGAAGGGTGATCTAAGTTTACCTATTTTAATTATCCTATCCTTTATTGGGACAAGTGTAGGAATGACGATTCAATACTTTTTAGGTAATAAGCTTGGTATGCCTTTTGTTCAAAAATACGGGAAGTACGTATTTTTAACACAAAGAAAAATTGATTTAACGAGAATGTGGTTCGATAAATATGGATATTTCCTTATCTTTATTGGCTTCTTCATTCCTGGTGTACGTCATTTTACAGGATACTTTGCAGGTATCATTAACTTACCGTTTCGCCGCTTTGCAATTACAATTTATTCAGGTGCTTTATTCTGGGTATCGTTCTTCTTAATTGGCGGCTACTGGTTAGGTGGTAACTTACATGATATTTTCGGATTACTGGGAGATCATATCGGCAAAATCATTTTCGGAGCGATTGTCATTGTAGCAATTACGTTAAGCGTTCGTTTCCGCAAGCAACTAAAACGAGTATTTTTACAAAACGCAAGTTAA
- a CDS encoding DUF3978 family protein: MEAYKMHDFINTNVESHQNETVFNLQICETNEFDVSLTKSTTLSFIVSKKNIKIVTRKWVNSNQESMIGKSYIIPTKAFHYFLPIISETEDELNIRVQSFGLHGELLLNERLLIDKNNKCNTKITTFFETLDENVNQALRGLQIHCM, encoded by the coding sequence ATGGAAGCTTATAAAATGCACGATTTTATTAATACGAATGTTGAATCTCATCAAAATGAAACCGTTTTTAATTTACAAATATGTGAAACAAATGAATTTGACGTAAGTTTAACAAAATCTACAACGCTGTCTTTTATCGTTTCAAAAAAGAACATTAAGATCGTCACGAGAAAATGGGTTAATTCAAATCAAGAAAGCATGATTGGCAAAAGCTACATCATTCCAACGAAAGCTTTTCACTATTTCTTACCGATTATTTCTGAAACTGAAGATGAACTAAATATTCGAGTTCAAAGTTTTGGACTACATGGTGAGCTTTTATTAAATGAAAGATTACTTATCGATAAAAACAACAAATGTAATACAAAGATTACTACCTTCTTTGAAACATTAGATGAAAATGTCAATCAAGCATTACGAGGATTACAAATTCATTGTATGTAA
- a CDS encoding response regulator transcription factor, giving the protein MTHILVIEDNPDIQELIREFLMAQNFTVDVVGAGTEGILLFQKNSYDLVLLDVMLPDIDGYSICKIMRGQSDVPIIMLTGLHNEESEIKGFELGIDDYITKPFHYTVFIKRVEAVLRRAATKEAEAATILQFHELMLNSTAYAAYVHGNQIELTTKEFEIIYTLLQNRGKVLSRSDLLNKVWGYEHYGDVRVIDTHIKNLRKKLEIPYIKTVKGIGYKIES; this is encoded by the coding sequence ATGACGCATATACTGGTGATTGAAGACAACCCAGATATACAAGAACTTATTCGTGAATTTCTAATGGCACAAAACTTTACTGTTGATGTAGTTGGTGCTGGAACAGAAGGCATTCTTCTTTTCCAAAAAAATTCATACGATCTTGTCCTCCTCGATGTAATGTTACCAGATATAGATGGCTATAGTATTTGTAAAATTATGCGAGGACAATCTGATGTACCAATCATTATGTTAACAGGCTTACATAATGAAGAAAGTGAAATTAAAGGATTTGAGTTAGGTATTGATGACTATATTACAAAACCGTTCCATTACACCGTATTTATAAAACGTGTAGAAGCTGTATTAAGAAGGGCAGCAACAAAGGAAGCAGAAGCTGCAACTATACTACAATTCCATGAATTGATGTTAAATTCTACAGCATATGCCGCTTATGTTCATGGTAATCAAATTGAATTGACTACAAAAGAATTTGAAATTATATATACTTTACTGCAAAATCGGGGAAAAGTACTATCAAGAAGTGATTTGTTGAATAAGGTATGGGGCTATGAACATTATGGTGATGTGAGGGTTATAGATACACATATTAAAAACTTACGAAAAAAATTAGAAATTCCTTATATTAAAACGGTGAAAGGCATTGGCTACAAAATCGAATCTTAG
- a CDS encoding APC family permease gives MHHDEKNKIGLTVALSIVVGTIIGSGVFMKPGSVLDYSGSSNMAILAWVIGGLLTLASGLTVAEIGAQIPKNGGLYTYLEEIYGSFWGYLSGWMQTIVYGPAIIGTLGLYFSSLMINFFYLDKVWNLPIAIGTVVFLGVINSLGTKYGGIVQTVTTVGKMIPIILIVVLGFWKGNSDIFNVVVPISENQSIGMAILATLFAYDGWILLASIGGEMKNPTKLLPKAMTVGILIVTAAYVLINLALLNVLPAAKIVDLGENATATAAGMLLGEYGGKIISIGIIISIFGCLNGKILTFPRIPMSMAERGHLPFSKFIAKENSRFKTPANAITVEIILGIILMLISDPNKLSEISVFIIYIFYVMTFIGVFILRRRNKDKERAYSVPLFPIVPIVAILGSLFVLGSAIINDPVSCFLSIGIVFTGLPVYWYLNKKKETGV, from the coding sequence ATGCATCATGATGAGAAAAACAAAATTGGTTTAACAGTAGCACTTTCTATCGTAGTAGGAACTATTATTGGGTCTGGTGTGTTTATGAAACCAGGGAGCGTATTAGATTACTCAGGGAGTTCTAATATGGCAATCCTTGCTTGGGTAATTGGTGGTCTGTTGACGTTAGCAAGTGGTTTAACAGTAGCCGAAATTGGAGCGCAAATTCCGAAAAATGGTGGGTTGTATACGTATTTAGAGGAGATTTACGGAAGTTTTTGGGGGTATTTATCTGGCTGGATGCAAACAATTGTTTATGGACCAGCTATTATTGGAACGTTAGGTTTGTATTTTAGTTCTTTAATGATCAATTTTTTCTATTTAGATAAAGTCTGGAATTTACCAATCGCAATTGGAACAGTTGTGTTCCTAGGCGTTATAAATAGTTTGGGAACAAAATATGGGGGCATCGTCCAAACGGTTACGACAGTTGGGAAGATGATTCCAATTATATTAATTGTTGTGCTAGGGTTTTGGAAAGGGAATAGTGATATCTTCAACGTAGTTGTACCGATATCAGAAAATCAAAGTATCGGGATGGCAATTTTAGCAACTTTATTTGCCTATGATGGCTGGATTTTACTCGCTTCTATTGGCGGAGAAATGAAGAACCCAACAAAGTTATTACCGAAGGCAATGACAGTTGGGATTTTAATTGTAACAGCTGCTTACGTGTTAATTAACTTAGCGTTATTAAATGTATTACCAGCAGCGAAAATTGTAGACCTTGGAGAAAATGCAACAGCGACAGCTGCGGGTATGTTACTTGGAGAATATGGCGGGAAAATTATTAGTATCGGTATTATCATTTCTATTTTCGGTTGTTTAAATGGAAAGATTTTAACGTTCCCACGTATTCCGATGTCGATGGCAGAGCGTGGACACCTTCCGTTTTCTAAGTTTATTGCAAAAGAAAATTCGAGATTTAAAACACCAGCAAATGCGATTACTGTTGAAATCATTTTAGGAATTATTTTAATGCTTATTAGTGATCCGAATAAGCTATCTGAGATTTCCGTATTCATTATTTATATTTTCTACGTAATGACGTTTATTGGTGTCTTCATTTTACGAAGACGTAACAAGGATAAAGAGCGTGCATATAGTGTACCGTTATTCCCGATTGTACCAATCGTTGCGATTTTAGGGTCATTGTTTGTACTTGGAAGTGCAATTATTAACGATCCGGTAAGCTGCTTCTTATCAATTGGAATTGTATTTACTGGACTTCCGGTATATTGGTACTTAAATAAGAAGAAAGAAACTGGAGTTTAA